The Kribbella sp. HUAS MG21 genome includes the window TCAAGAACACGCTGCTGCCGCGCTATCCGGCCGGTGAGCAGCGCGGTCTCGGCGTGGCGACGATCATCGTGAAGGGCACCGAACTGCGGTTCGCGAACACGCACCTCACGCACAACAACAACGCCGAGCGGCTCGAGCAGGCGCAGAAGGTGGTCCAGGTGCTCGGCAAGTCGCACCCGGCGACGCTGCTGGTCGGCGACCTGAACGCGACCGCTGACGCACCGGAGATCAAGACCATGACCTCGGTGTACGCCGACACGTGGCCCGAGGTCGGTGTCGGTCCGGGCTACACGATCGAGGCCGACAACCCGACCAAGCGCATCGACTACCTGCTGCACAGCCGGCACCTGCGCCCCACGGAGGCCAGTGTCCCGGTGAGCAACGCGTCCGACCACCTGCCGGTGCTTGCCTCGTTCGTCCTGAGCTGAATCGCAGCTGAACCAACAGCAGGATCCGCAGCTGGATCCAGCCCCTCGCAACGCCCCTCCGGCCCGGCCGGAGGGGCGTTTTCGCGCGCCCACCTGCGCCTGCGCCGAATTACA containing:
- a CDS encoding endonuclease/exonuclease/phosphatase family protein; this translates as MRKLMTVLVGLLMVVPTVAAARPDADGARDRPLTVMSYNIHHGAGTDGVLDLERIAVLIEQSGAEVVGLQEVDRHWSERSNWVDQPAWLANRLGMHYAYAANLDLPPLNPGEPRRQYGTAVLSKYPIQDFKNTLLPRYPAGEQRGLGVATIIVKGTELRFANTHLTHNNNAERLEQAQKVVQVLGKSHPATLLVGDLNATADAPEIKTMTSVYADTWPEVGVGPGYTIEADNPTKRIDYLLHSRHLRPTEASVPVSNASDHLPVLASFVLS